A region of Salvelinus alpinus chromosome 6, SLU_Salpinus.1, whole genome shotgun sequence DNA encodes the following proteins:
- the LOC139578922 gene encoding SLAM family member 5-like isoform X1, giving the protein MMKSITVEWPLLWCHVSVLCAAQHSAQPETRQVKGIVGKSLSFPEKVLKSGNLLYGDLGNIAQVYPGKQSNTNLVKRFKNRLHWNNVTGFFTLSDLQIDDSGVYTVENTDGDGEKTTHIFQLTVYSVLSKPQVTVHDNICSVVCSVENGREVTLSWYRGEEILNQTSSPDLNITLSLPLKVDVQTRDSYRCEAANPVSKETAVLQNSCIESDPSKVIDGGERTRGMLIIAVICVLVASGLVGLAIYLKKRRNGHSHADNPERKQCDIQYAEITHIKPAENQEERTGIAELDPLRDNPNLTSVYDQIQLYCMVDSNDVDREMGRERKQDVNERVT; this is encoded by the exons tACTCTGTGCAGCACAGCATTCAGCCCAACCTGAGACTCGGCAGGTGAAAGGCATCGTGGGAAAGTCTCTCTCTTTTCCAGAGAAGGTGTTGAAGTCTGGCAATTTACTTTATGGAGACCTTGGCAACATTGCACAGGTGTACCCTGGTAAACAAAGTAATACCAACCTTGTGAAGAGATTTAAAAACCGCCTTCACTGGAACAATGTTACTGGATTCTTCACTTTGTCAGACCTACAAATAGATGATTCTGGGGTTTATACTGTGGAGAAtacagatggagatggagagaagacgACACATATATTTCAGCTGACTGtgtact CTGTTCTGTCCAAACCTCAGGTGACAGTCCATGATAACATCTGTAGCGTGGTGTGTTCTgtggagaacgggagagaggtgaCCCTGTCctggtacagaggagaggagatactCAACCAGACCagcagccctgacctcaacatcACCCTCTCACTACCGCTCAAGGTGGATGTACAGACCAGAGACTCTTACAGATGTGAGGCTGCCAACCCAGTGAGCAAGGAGACAGCTGTTCTTCAAAATTCATGTATAGAGAGTGATCCCTCTAAGGTGATAG ATGGTGGTGAGAGGACGCGGGGTATGCTTATTATTGCTGTAATCTGTGTTCTGGTTGCTTCAGGACTTGTTGGTCTTGCAATATATCTTAAGAAGAGGAGAAACGGACACTCACATGCAG ATAATCCCGAAAGAAAGCAATGTGACATTCAGTACGCAGAGATAACTCACATTAAACCAGCAGAAAACCAG GAGGAGCGAACGGGTATAGCAGAACTGGATCCGCTTAGAGACAACCCTAACCTGACATCCGTTTATGATCAAATCCAGTTATATTGCATGGTGGACAGCAATGACGTCGACAGAGaaatgggaagagagagaaaacaggatGTTAATGAGAGGGTGACGTGA
- the LOC139578922 gene encoding SLAM family member 5-like isoform X2, with the protein MMKSITVEWPLLWCHVSVLCAAQHSAQPETRQVKGIVGKSLSFPEKVLKSGNLLYGDLGNIAQVYPGKQSNTNLVKRFKNRLHWNNVTGFFTLSDLQIDDSGVYTVENTDGDGEKTTHIFQLTVYSVLSKPQVTVHDNICSVVCSVENGREVTLSWYRGEEILNQTSSPDLNITLSLPLKVDVQTRDSYRCEAANPVSKETAVLQNSCIESDPSKVIDGGERTRGMLIIAVICVLVASGLVGLAIYLKKRRNGHSHAGGANGYSRTGSA; encoded by the exons tACTCTGTGCAGCACAGCATTCAGCCCAACCTGAGACTCGGCAGGTGAAAGGCATCGTGGGAAAGTCTCTCTCTTTTCCAGAGAAGGTGTTGAAGTCTGGCAATTTACTTTATGGAGACCTTGGCAACATTGCACAGGTGTACCCTGGTAAACAAAGTAATACCAACCTTGTGAAGAGATTTAAAAACCGCCTTCACTGGAACAATGTTACTGGATTCTTCACTTTGTCAGACCTACAAATAGATGATTCTGGGGTTTATACTGTGGAGAAtacagatggagatggagagaagacgACACATATATTTCAGCTGACTGtgtact CTGTTCTGTCCAAACCTCAGGTGACAGTCCATGATAACATCTGTAGCGTGGTGTGTTCTgtggagaacgggagagaggtgaCCCTGTCctggtacagaggagaggagatactCAACCAGACCagcagccctgacctcaacatcACCCTCTCACTACCGCTCAAGGTGGATGTACAGACCAGAGACTCTTACAGATGTGAGGCTGCCAACCCAGTGAGCAAGGAGACAGCTGTTCTTCAAAATTCATGTATAGAGAGTGATCCCTCTAAGGTGATAG ATGGTGGTGAGAGGACGCGGGGTATGCTTATTATTGCTGTAATCTGTGTTCTGGTTGCTTCAGGACTTGTTGGTCTTGCAATATATCTTAAGAAGAGGAGAAACGGACACTCACATGCAG GAGGAGCGAACGGGTATAGCAGAACTGGATCCGCTTAG